Proteins found in one Gordonia sp. PDNC005 genomic segment:
- the rpsP gene encoding 30S ribosomal protein S16, protein MAVKIKLTRLGKIRNPQYRIVVADARTRRNGRVIETIGKYHPKEEPSLIEIDSDRAQHWLSVGAQPTEPVAALLKVTGDWQKFKGLPGAEGTLKVAEPKPSKQDLFNAALAAAENEPVAAATTAKKKAKKADEAPAEAAAADAGEDKADA, encoded by the coding sequence ATGGCTGTCAAGATCAAGCTCACGCGGCTCGGCAAGATCCGCAACCCCCAGTACCGCATCGTCGTCGCCGACGCTCGCACCCGCCGCAACGGTCGCGTCATCGAGACCATCGGCAAGTACCACCCGAAGGAAGAGCCGTCGCTGATCGAGATCGATTCCGATCGCGCACAGCACTGGCTGAGCGTCGGCGCACAGCCGACCGAGCCGGTCGCAGCACTCCTGAAGGTCACCGGTGACTGGCAGAAGTTCAAGGGCCTGCCGGGCGCAGAGGGCACCCTGAAGGTCGCCGAGCCGAAGCCGAGCAAGCAGGACCTGTTCAACGCTGCGCTCGCCGCTGCAGAGAACGAGCCGGTCGCTGCCGCCACCACCGCCAAGAAGAAGGCCAAGAAGGCCGACGAGGCGCCGGCCGAGGCCGCAGCTGCTGACGCAGGCGAGGACAAGGCCGACGCGTGA
- a CDS encoding RNA-binding protein has product MSTVVADAVEHLVRGIVSNPDDVRVDLITGRRGRMVEVHVSPEDLGKVIGRNGRTATALRTLVAGIGGRGMRVDIVDTDR; this is encoded by the coding sequence GTGAGCACTGTCGTCGCTGACGCAGTCGAGCACCTGGTCCGCGGGATCGTCTCCAACCCGGACGACGTTCGCGTCGACCTGATCACCGGCCGTCGCGGCCGCATGGTCGAGGTCCACGTGAGCCCCGAAGACCTCGGCAAGGTGATCGGCCGCAACGGTCGCACCGCCACCGCTCTGCGCACCCTGGTCGCCGGAATCGGCGGCCGCGGCATGCGTGTCGACATCGTCGACACCGACCGCTGA
- the rimM gene encoding ribosome maturation factor RimM (Essential for efficient processing of 16S rRNA), which translates to MDLVVGRVVKTHGVRGELVVDVRTDDPQTRFAVGARLVGRAPKGAGDTEYVVTAARNHSGRLLLSLKGVADRTAADALRGTLFVIDAADVDSGDDPDEFYDHELEGVAVSTVAGDPVGTLTSILHLPGGDVLAIRTDDGREVLVPFVRQMVPTVTRERIEIDPPEGLIDLDTAVSERD; encoded by the coding sequence ATGGATCTCGTCGTCGGCCGCGTCGTCAAGACGCATGGCGTTCGCGGTGAACTCGTCGTTGATGTCCGCACCGACGACCCGCAGACGCGTTTCGCCGTAGGCGCACGCCTGGTCGGGCGTGCACCGAAGGGCGCAGGCGACACCGAATACGTGGTGACAGCCGCCCGGAATCACTCCGGGCGGCTGTTGCTGTCCCTGAAAGGTGTCGCCGATCGAACCGCAGCCGACGCGCTGCGGGGAACTCTGTTCGTGATCGATGCTGCTGACGTCGACTCAGGAGACGATCCGGACGAGTTCTACGACCATGAACTCGAGGGCGTCGCGGTCTCGACCGTCGCGGGCGATCCGGTCGGCACGTTGACCTCGATCCTGCATCTCCCGGGTGGAGACGTCCTCGCGATCCGGACAGACGACGGCCGCGAGGTGCTCGTCCCGTTCGTCCGCCAGATGGTCCCGACAGTCACGCGTGAGCGCATCGAGATCGATCCGCCTGAAGGTCTGATCGACCTCGACACAGCCGTGTCAGAGAGGGACTGA
- the trmD gene encoding tRNA (guanosine(37)-N1)-methyltransferase TrmD, with protein sequence MRIDVVTIFPEYLEPLKAALLGKAVDAGLLEFGIHDLRQWTYDVHHSVDDAPYGGGPGMVMKPQVWGEALDEVCPDDALLVVPTPAGVPFTQATAQRWSAEKHLVFACGRYEGIDQRVFDDAARRVRVEEVSLGDFVLIGGEVAVLAMVEATTRLMPGVLGNPQSHQEDSFSDGLLEGPSYTRPKMWRDLEVPPVLLSGDHGKVAAWRREQSLDRTRRRRPDLLPDEG encoded by the coding sequence ATGAGAATCGATGTCGTCACCATCTTCCCCGAGTACCTCGAACCGTTGAAAGCCGCTCTGCTCGGTAAGGCGGTCGATGCCGGGCTACTCGAGTTCGGCATCCATGACCTGCGGCAATGGACGTACGACGTTCACCACAGCGTGGACGACGCGCCGTACGGTGGGGGACCGGGAATGGTCATGAAACCGCAGGTCTGGGGCGAAGCCCTCGACGAGGTGTGCCCCGACGACGCGCTCCTCGTCGTGCCGACACCCGCGGGTGTGCCGTTCACGCAGGCGACTGCACAGCGTTGGAGCGCAGAGAAGCATCTGGTGTTCGCTTGCGGCCGGTACGAGGGCATCGACCAGCGGGTCTTCGACGACGCCGCGCGCCGCGTCCGTGTGGAGGAGGTGTCGCTCGGCGACTTCGTCCTCATCGGCGGTGAGGTCGCGGTCCTCGCGATGGTCGAGGCGACCACCCGTCTGATGCCCGGTGTGCTCGGCAATCCGCAGTCGCATCAGGAGGACTCGTTCTCCGACGGGCTGCTCGAAGGCCCCAGTTACACCCGTCCCAAAATGTGGCGTGACCTCGAAGTCCCGCCGGTCCTGCTGTCTGGCGATCACGGGAAGGTCGCCGCGTGGCGGCGCGAGCAGTCGTTGGACCGCACACGACGTCGACGGCCGGATCTTCTTCCCGACGAAGGCTGA
- the rplS gene encoding 50S ribosomal protein L19 translates to MNTLDFLDKQSLRDDVPEFGPGDTLDVHVKVIEGSKERIQVFKGAVIRRQGGGIGETFTVRKVSFGVGVERTFPVHSPNIAKIDVLSRGDVRRAKLYYLRDLRGKKAKIKEKR, encoded by the coding sequence ATGAACACCCTCGACTTCCTCGACAAGCAGTCGCTCCGCGACGACGTCCCCGAATTCGGCCCCGGCGACACCCTCGACGTTCACGTCAAGGTCATCGAGGGCTCGAAGGAGCGCATCCAGGTGTTCAAGGGCGCCGTGATCCGTCGCCAGGGCGGCGGCATCGGTGAGACCTTCACCGTCCGCAAGGTGTCGTTCGGTGTCGGTGTGGAGCGTACCTTCCCGGTTCACAGCCCGAACATCGCGAAGATCGACGTCCTCAGCCGTGGTGACGTCCGTCGCGCCAAGCTGTACTACCTGCGCGACCTGCGTGGCAAGAAGGCCAAGATCAAGGAGAAGCGCTGA
- the lepB gene encoding signal peptidase I codes for MDDDKTNGDETAPGADAAGEPKFVIKDETEDDAPKKSGRFLREIAIIVAIVLGLMFLFTQFFFRQYVVPSESMEPTLMGCTGCSNDRIVVDKLVYHFSDPEPGDVVVFKAPTSSWDGTWVSPRSSNAVVHKIQDVLSWFSLAPPDENNLVKRVIAVGGQTVQCTNADGKGVTVNGKPLDEPYIDKSMQVNTSTETDGALGGGSCYGSDFGPIKVPDGNVWVMGDNRSNSADSRAHVDDELQGTVPVSDIRGKVRFILYPFSRFGGVGSVNPQG; via the coding sequence GTGGACGACGACAAGACGAACGGCGACGAGACCGCTCCCGGCGCTGACGCGGCAGGCGAACCGAAGTTCGTCATCAAAGACGAGACAGAGGACGACGCGCCGAAGAAGTCGGGGAGATTCCTCCGCGAGATCGCGATCATCGTCGCGATCGTTCTCGGTCTGATGTTCCTGTTCACCCAGTTCTTCTTCCGGCAGTACGTGGTGCCGTCGGAATCGATGGAACCGACCCTGATGGGTTGCACGGGGTGCAGCAACGACCGGATCGTCGTCGACAAGTTGGTGTACCACTTCAGCGACCCCGAGCCGGGCGACGTCGTCGTGTTCAAGGCGCCGACCAGCTCATGGGACGGAACGTGGGTGTCCCCGCGGTCGTCCAACGCGGTTGTTCACAAGATCCAGGACGTCCTCTCGTGGTTCTCCCTGGCTCCACCGGATGAGAACAACCTGGTCAAGCGTGTGATCGCGGTCGGCGGCCAGACGGTGCAGTGCACCAACGCCGACGGCAAGGGCGTCACCGTGAACGGCAAGCCGCTCGACGAGCCGTACATCGACAAGAGCATGCAGGTGAACACCAGTACCGAGACCGACGGAGCGCTCGGCGGCGGAAGCTGCTACGGCTCGGACTTCGGGCCGATCAAGGTGCCCGACGGCAACGTGTGGGTGATGGGTGACAACCGCTCGAACTCGGCCGATTCGCGTGCGCACGTCGATGACGAGCTTCAGGGCACTGTCCCCGTCTCGGACATCCGCGGCAAGGTGCGGTTCATCTTGTACCCGTTCTCGCGCTTCGGCGGCGTCGGCTCGGTGAACCCGCAGGGCTGA
- a CDS encoding ribonuclease HII, with protein sequence MSRTDRWPPRSPVRKAASLRTLEFTLARHRLGPVAGVDEAGRGACAGPLVVAACVLGTSQLKSLADLDDSKRLSESTRERLFDAVQRHAVASCVVIVDAPEVDRIGVHVANIEGMRRAVAGLDVRPGYVLSDGFGVPGLPMPSLPVIGGDANAACIAAASILAKVTRDRIMADLDASVPGYDFAVHKGYSTAHHMSRLDALGPSAEHRLSYRNVRDRLA encoded by the coding sequence ATGTCTCGAACGGATCGTTGGCCGCCGCGTTCGCCGGTCCGCAAGGCCGCGTCGCTGCGCACTCTCGAATTCACCCTGGCACGCCATCGGTTGGGGCCGGTCGCCGGTGTCGACGAGGCGGGTCGTGGGGCGTGCGCCGGCCCCCTCGTCGTTGCGGCGTGCGTCCTCGGCACGTCTCAGCTCAAGTCCCTCGCCGATCTCGACGACTCCAAACGACTGAGCGAGTCCACTCGCGAGCGACTGTTCGACGCCGTTCAACGCCACGCGGTGGCGAGCTGCGTGGTGATCGTCGACGCTCCTGAAGTGGACCGCATCGGCGTGCACGTGGCGAACATCGAAGGGATGCGACGGGCAGTCGCAGGACTCGACGTACGGCCGGGATACGTCCTGTCGGACGGGTTCGGGGTGCCGGGGCTGCCGATGCCGTCCCTTCCAGTGATCGGCGGGGACGCGAACGCCGCGTGCATCGCGGCGGCATCGATCCTCGCCAAGGTGACCCGCGACCGGATCATGGCCGACCTCGATGCGAGCGTGCCCGGCTACGATTTCGCGGTTCACAAGGGGTACAGCACCGCCCACCACATGTCGCGACTCGACGCTCTCGGCCCCTCGGCGGAGCACCGACTCTCGTACCGGAACGTCCGCGATAGGCTTGCATGA
- a CDS encoding DUF2469 domain-containing protein, producing the protein MSTEDLEKYEAEMELSLYKEYKDIVGQFTYVVETERRFYLANGVDLIPRSNDGEVYFEIHMTDAWVWDMYRPARFVKQVRVVTFKDVNIEELERSELRLPDEP; encoded by the coding sequence ATGAGCACGGAGGACCTCGAGAAGTACGAAGCCGAGATGGAGCTGTCTCTGTACAAGGAGTACAAGGACATCGTCGGCCAGTTCACCTACGTGGTGGAGACCGAGCGTCGTTTCTACCTTGCAAACGGCGTTGATCTCATTCCGCGGAGCAACGACGGCGAAGTGTATTTCGAGATCCACATGACCGACGCCTGGGTGTGGGACATGTACCGCCCGGCGCGCTTCGTCAAGCAGGTCCGTGTCGTCACGTTCAAGGACGTGAACATCGAAGAACTCGAGCGGTCGGAGCTTCGTCTTCCCGACGAACCGTGA
- a CDS encoding YraN family protein: MGENAGRRDRRGQIGRLGEDVAAEYISGLGWQVLARNWRTRYGELDLIAADGRTLIVVEVKTRASRTFVDPVAAVTPQKLRTMRLVTRQWLAEQSDFWPVIRFDIVSIRLDIGDPEDLERATIAHHRGIVE; this comes from the coding sequence ATGGGGGAGAACGCAGGACGCCGGGACCGGCGTGGACAAATAGGTCGACTCGGCGAAGATGTTGCCGCCGAATACATCAGCGGGCTCGGGTGGCAGGTGCTGGCCCGCAACTGGCGGACACGGTACGGAGAGCTCGATCTCATCGCGGCGGACGGTCGCACGTTGATCGTCGTCGAGGTGAAGACACGAGCCAGTCGGACATTCGTCGACCCAGTGGCGGCGGTGACACCGCAGAAGCTGCGGACGATGCGGCTCGTCACCAGGCAGTGGTTGGCGGAGCAGTCCGACTTCTGGCCGGTGATCCGGTTCGACATCGTCTCGATCCGCTTGGACATCGGCGATCCCGAGGACCTGGAACGGGCGACGATCGCTCATCACCGGGGAATCGTCGAATGA
- a CDS encoding YifB family Mg chelatase-like AAA ATPase gives MTGAVTDLGRVHSVGLNAFAADVVEVQANISSGLPGFYISGSTDTSLREAKERVRAAVNNSALKFPEKRLTVALAPANLPKSGAGFDLAMAVAVLVATGQAPTTLLPGTVMIGELALDGRLRSTRGVLPLLLGARDAGFTRAVVPIDNVAEAALVEGIEVGGACSLSDVIAWMAGNLVLDTVTDGPGPSTAPAVPDMTDVVGQPAARHALEVAAAGAHHILMTGPPGIGKTMLACRLPGILPELDHAESLEVTAIHSVAGILPPQRPLVVVPPFVAPHHSASITSLLGGGTGMARPGAVSRAHRGVLFLDECAEMGAKVLDSLRQPVEEGIVRVARRDGTAVYPARFQLILAANPCPCAPVNDVDCVCTSVVRRRYLGKLSGPLMDRIDIRVQMEPPGNTALMTEQGESSALVGSRVATARAAARDRWRDHGWLTNAEVPGSALRREYRLPPETMRPIEAFLREGRITARGADRALRLAWTLTDLRGGTSPEADDVAQALMYRDRGNGR, from the coding sequence ATGACCGGCGCAGTGACCGACCTGGGCCGGGTCCACTCGGTCGGACTGAACGCGTTCGCGGCCGACGTGGTCGAGGTCCAGGCCAACATCAGCAGCGGACTCCCGGGCTTCTACATCAGCGGCAGCACCGACACGTCGCTGCGGGAGGCCAAGGAGCGCGTTCGGGCCGCCGTCAACAACAGCGCTCTGAAGTTTCCGGAGAAGAGGCTGACGGTGGCGCTCGCGCCGGCGAACCTCCCCAAGTCGGGGGCCGGGTTCGATCTGGCCATGGCCGTCGCGGTGTTGGTCGCAACCGGGCAGGCTCCGACGACGCTGCTGCCGGGCACGGTGATGATCGGGGAACTCGCATTGGACGGGCGTCTGCGCTCGACGCGCGGTGTGCTGCCGCTGCTGCTCGGTGCGCGGGACGCCGGATTCACCAGGGCCGTCGTGCCGATCGACAATGTCGCCGAGGCGGCTCTCGTCGAAGGCATCGAGGTCGGAGGGGCGTGCTCGCTTTCGGACGTGATCGCATGGATGGCCGGAAACCTCGTGCTCGACACCGTCACGGACGGGCCCGGCCCCTCGACGGCTCCCGCCGTTCCGGACATGACCGACGTCGTCGGCCAGCCCGCCGCTCGGCATGCGCTCGAGGTGGCGGCCGCGGGCGCCCACCACATCCTGATGACCGGCCCGCCGGGCATCGGGAAGACGATGCTCGCATGCAGGCTGCCGGGGATCCTCCCCGAGCTCGATCACGCGGAATCGTTGGAGGTCACCGCGATTCACTCGGTGGCCGGGATCCTGCCTCCGCAAAGGCCGCTTGTTGTGGTGCCACCGTTCGTGGCACCGCATCACAGTGCGAGCATCACGTCGCTGCTCGGGGGCGGCACCGGGATGGCCCGGCCAGGGGCGGTGTCTCGAGCGCACAGGGGAGTGCTGTTCCTCGACGAGTGTGCGGAGATGGGCGCCAAGGTGCTCGATTCGCTGCGGCAACCGGTGGAAGAGGGCATCGTGCGGGTCGCGCGGCGCGACGGGACGGCCGTCTACCCAGCGCGGTTTCAACTGATCCTCGCGGCCAATCCGTGTCCGTGTGCTCCCGTGAACGACGTCGACTGCGTGTGCACGTCCGTCGTGCGCCGACGTTACCTCGGGAAACTGTCCGGTCCGCTGATGGATCGGATCGACATCCGGGTTCAGATGGAACCGCCGGGCAACACCGCGCTGATGACCGAGCAGGGGGAGTCGAGTGCGCTCGTGGGTTCGCGAGTGGCGACAGCGCGTGCTGCCGCCCGGGACCGGTGGCGCGACCACGGTTGGCTGACCAATGCCGAAGTGCCGGGTAGCGCGCTTCGACGGGAGTACCGGTTGCCGCCGGAGACGATGCGCCCGATCGAGGCGTTCCTGCGTGAGGGGCGGATCACCGCACGCGGTGCGGATCGCGCTCTGCGGTTGGCGTGGACATTGACCGATCTTCGAGGAGGGACGTCCCCGGAAGCGGACGACGTCGCTCAAGCCCTCATGTACCGCGACCGGGGAAACGGCAGATGA
- the dprA gene encoding DNA-processing protein DprA has protein sequence MTTHDETERRAWAYLASVAEPPAASVIRLVAAIGPVDAAAAIRARSVPPGHAGVIEVTEARHMITTVDEDLAACDTIGARLLTPDDAEWPAWSLSALDRASTAARGGAPLALWVRGRAPLDMLGDTAVALVGSRAATSYGEYVAGQFASGLAAQGRAVVSGGAYGIDGAAHRGSLAAGGATVAVLACGIDRTYPSGHARLLDEIASRGLIISEYPPGTTAAKHRFLTRNRLVAALSGATVVVEAGRRSGATNTAAWATRLGRPLGAVPGSITSATSVGTHAMIADGQATLVADVDAVATLVAPDGEDPRGPAPTRSTDGLPRDQFRVIDAIPAHDGVSIDEIAFSSGLQVDAVRRALAGLDVAGLVDEDRGLWRLRR, from the coding sequence ATGACCACACACGATGAAACCGAACGGCGCGCTTGGGCGTATCTGGCGAGTGTGGCCGAACCACCGGCGGCATCAGTCATCCGGCTCGTCGCCGCAATCGGACCGGTCGATGCGGCCGCCGCAATCCGGGCGCGGTCGGTTCCGCCCGGGCATGCCGGCGTGATCGAGGTGACGGAAGCGAGGCACATGATCACGACCGTCGACGAGGACCTGGCGGCCTGCGACACGATCGGGGCACGGCTGCTCACACCGGACGACGCCGAGTGGCCGGCATGGTCGTTGTCTGCGCTCGATCGGGCGTCGACCGCTGCGCGCGGCGGTGCGCCGCTCGCCCTGTGGGTTCGTGGCCGGGCGCCACTGGACATGTTGGGCGACACGGCGGTGGCTCTGGTCGGATCCCGCGCAGCGACGTCGTACGGGGAGTACGTCGCCGGGCAGTTCGCGTCCGGGCTGGCCGCCCAGGGGAGAGCGGTCGTGTCGGGCGGCGCGTACGGCATCGACGGAGCGGCCCACCGAGGCTCGCTCGCCGCGGGTGGTGCCACGGTGGCGGTCCTCGCCTGCGGGATCGACAGGACGTATCCGAGCGGACACGCCCGACTACTGGATGAGATCGCGTCGCGGGGCCTCATCATCTCCGAGTACCCGCCCGGGACCACCGCGGCCAAACATCGGTTCCTGACACGGAATCGGTTGGTCGCGGCGCTGTCTGGGGCCACAGTCGTCGTGGAGGCCGGGCGCCGTTCGGGAGCGACGAACACCGCGGCATGGGCGACCCGGCTGGGCCGACCGCTCGGCGCGGTGCCGGGGTCGATCACCAGCGCGACGTCTGTCGGGACGCACGCGATGATCGCCGACGGCCAGGCGACGCTCGTGGCCGACGTCGACGCGGTGGCGACACTCGTCGCGCCCGACGGCGAGGACCCTCGAGGGCCCGCACCGACGCGGTCCACTGACGGACTGCCTCGAGATCAGTTCCGAGTGATCGACGCGATCCCCGCGCACGACGGCGTCTCTATCGACGAGATCGCGTTCAGTTCGGGGCTGCAGGTCGACGCGGTGCGTCGTGCGCTCGCCGGCTTGGACGTCGCGGGTCTGGTCGACGAGGACCGCGGCCTCTGGCGATTGCGGAGGTGA
- a CDS encoding siderophore-interacting protein — MAKRQNTMTVLRSEDLTPHMRRVWLGGDGYDDFLATGDTDMYVKIMFAVDGQDDPVLRTYTVRHNNEQAREIAIDFVVHGDEGIAGPWAASVQPGETVTFLGPGSGYAPDADAPWHLLVSDEAGLPALAAALEALPSDAVARVFIEVAGPGDEMDLAAPAGAEINWVHRGSGSNEAPEELAGDNAPIIAAVTAAEWLDGEPQVFIHGEAQAVMKNLRPYVRKERGVSAKRAASISGYWRRGRTEEGFRQWKAEQRAAEAPSAT; from the coding sequence ATGGCGAAGCGACAGAACACGATGACGGTCCTGCGGTCGGAGGATCTGACCCCGCACATGCGCCGCGTGTGGCTCGGCGGCGACGGATATGACGATTTCCTGGCCACCGGCGACACCGACATGTACGTCAAGATCATGTTCGCCGTCGACGGCCAGGACGACCCGGTGCTCCGTACATACACCGTCCGCCACAACAACGAGCAGGCGCGAGAGATCGCCATCGACTTCGTGGTTCACGGAGACGAGGGCATAGCAGGTCCGTGGGCCGCGTCTGTGCAGCCGGGGGAGACGGTGACCTTCCTCGGTCCCGGCAGCGGCTATGCGCCGGACGCCGACGCGCCGTGGCATCTGTTGGTGTCCGATGAGGCCGGCCTGCCCGCCCTCGCCGCGGCCCTCGAAGCGCTTCCTTCGGACGCGGTCGCGAGGGTGTTCATCGAGGTCGCAGGGCCGGGAGACGAGATGGATCTCGCTGCGCCCGCAGGCGCCGAGATCAATTGGGTGCACCGCGGTTCGGGATCGAACGAGGCGCCGGAAGAGCTCGCCGGTGACAACGCCCCGATCATCGCCGCGGTCACGGCCGCCGAGTGGCTCGATGGCGAGCCGCAGGTGTTCATCCATGGCGAAGCGCAGGCCGTGATGAAGAACCTGCGTCCGTACGTCCGGAAAGAGCGGGGCGTGAGTGCAAAACGCGCGGCGTCGATCTCCGGCTACTGGCGCCGCGGACGCACGGAAGAGGGTTTCCGCCAGTGGAAGGCCGAGCAGCGCGCCGCCGAGGCACCCTCCGCGACCTGA
- a CDS encoding tyrosine recombinase XerC, with protein sequence MADVLERFADHLRYEMARSEHTIRAYVGDVRGLIAFAGARGVEATDVDLPLLRAWLAEHTRRGAARSSIARQVSSAKTFCAWAVREGVLASNPAQRLQAPKAHRTLPHVLAPEEAAAAVGGDPDQTDPVALRDRLIVELLYSSGIRVGELCGLDLADVDADRRVLRVIGKGDKQRTVPYGAPAEAALRAWLRTGRPALATTASKDALLLGVKGGRLDQRMARSVVHKATDDGDGGSIGPHGLRHSAATHLLEGGADLRVVQELLGHSSLATTQLYTHVSVERLRAVHDQAHPRA encoded by the coding sequence ATGGCCGACGTCCTCGAGAGGTTCGCAGATCACCTGCGGTACGAGATGGCACGAAGCGAGCACACGATTCGCGCGTACGTCGGTGACGTCCGTGGCCTGATCGCCTTCGCGGGCGCCCGCGGAGTGGAAGCGACCGACGTCGACCTGCCGTTGCTGCGCGCCTGGCTCGCCGAACACACCCGGCGAGGCGCCGCGCGGTCGAGCATCGCCCGGCAGGTGTCGTCGGCCAAGACCTTCTGCGCCTGGGCCGTCCGCGAAGGTGTCCTCGCATCGAATCCGGCCCAACGACTCCAGGCGCCCAAGGCGCATCGGACCCTCCCGCACGTCCTCGCCCCAGAAGAGGCGGCCGCGGCCGTCGGCGGGGATCCTGATCAGACAGATCCCGTCGCACTGCGCGATCGGCTGATCGTGGAACTCCTCTACTCGAGCGGTATCCGCGTCGGAGAGCTCTGCGGACTCGATCTCGCCGACGTCGACGCCGACCGCAGGGTGCTCCGCGTGATCGGTAAGGGCGACAAACAGCGCACCGTGCCCTACGGTGCGCCCGCGGAGGCGGCGCTCCGTGCGTGGCTGCGGACCGGACGTCCGGCGCTGGCGACAACGGCGTCGAAGGACGCCCTGTTGCTCGGCGTGAAAGGTGGACGGTTGGACCAGCGGATGGCGCGCAGTGTTGTGCACAAAGCGACGGACGACGGTGACGGCGGCTCGATCGGTCCGCACGGACTGCGCCACAGTGCCGCGACCCATCTGTTGGAAGGGGGCGCGGATCTGCGGGTGGTCCAGGAACTGCTGGGACACTCGTCGCTCGCGACCACGCAGTTGTACACCCACGTCAGCGTCGAGCGGCTCCGGGCGGTGCACGATCAAGCCCATCCTCGGGCGTGA
- a CDS encoding M23 family metallopeptidase codes for MRGRRVIACLIAAVVVGATAAGSAGSRVQSQYNWPLAPRPSVTRGFDPPERHWESGHRGVDLASPADAAVLAARAGTVQFAGPVGGRPVISILHADGVTTTYEPVTPRVRRGDPVGRGEVIGVLLAGHPDCSAAACLHWGARRGDGHDADYLNPLGLLGVLRVRLKPLTPEDGLDRAPPGAARR; via the coding sequence ATGCGAGGACGCCGTGTAATTGCTTGTCTGATCGCCGCTGTCGTGGTCGGCGCGACAGCCGCCGGGTCGGCCGGATCCCGCGTGCAGTCGCAGTACAACTGGCCGTTGGCGCCTCGCCCGTCGGTGACTCGGGGGTTCGACCCGCCCGAACGGCACTGGGAGTCCGGTCATCGAGGTGTGGACCTCGCCTCACCTGCGGATGCGGCGGTACTGGCGGCGCGGGCCGGAACGGTGCAGTTCGCCGGCCCAGTCGGCGGCAGGCCGGTGATCTCGATCCTGCACGCCGACGGCGTCACCACCACCTATGAGCCCGTCACGCCCAGGGTGAGGCGGGGTGATCCGGTGGGTCGCGGCGAAGTGATCGGAGTTCTTCTCGCGGGCCATCCCGACTGTTCTGCCGCCGCGTGCCTGCACTGGGGTGCTCGACGAGGCGACGGCCATGATGCCGACTATCTGAATCCCCTCGGACTGTTGGGCGTCCTGCGTGTACGACTGAAGCCGCTCACGCCCGAGGATGGGCTTGATCGTGCACCGCCCGGAGCCGCTCGACGCTGA